In the genome of Quercus robur chromosome 3, dhQueRobu3.1, whole genome shotgun sequence, one region contains:
- the LOC126718120 gene encoding ACT domain-containing protein ACR4-like translates to MDCWTSHLSMDDEFEKLVIRMNPPRVTVDNASSRKATLIKVDSANKRGTLLELVQVLTDLNLIIRRAYISSDGEWFMDVFHVTDQNGNKLFDDDLADRIQQSLGPRARSFRSLRRSVGVQAAMEHTTIELTGRDRPGLLSEVFAVLADLKCNVVAAEVWTHNSRMASVVYITDEAIGMPIDDPDRLAKIKQLLLYVLKGDRDKRGANTAVSVGSTHKDRRLHQMMYADRDYDKDDTDCVSTSDRRKLLVTVENCVDKGYTVVNLMSPDRPKLLFDAVCTLTDMQYVVYHATIIAEGPEAYQEYFIRHMDGCPISSEAERQRVIHCLEAAIKRRTSEGIRLELCGEDRIGLLSDVTRIFRENGLSVTRAEVTTRGSQAVNTFYVTDASGNPVKSETIEAVRNEIGLTVLHVKDEAYSKSPPQESGRFSLGNIFRSRSEKFLYNLGLIKSYS, encoded by the exons ATGGATTGTTGGACCTCTCATCTCTCCATGGATGATGAATTTGAAAAGCTTGTGATTCGAATGAACCCTCCAAG GGTCACAGTTGATAATGCCTCAAGCAGGAAAGCCACTTTGATTAAG GTTGATAGCGCAAACAAGCGTGGGACTTTGTTAGAGTTGGTTCAAGTTTTGACTGACTTGAATCTTATAATTCGTCGAGCTTACATATCTTCAGATGGGGAATGGTTCATGGATG TATTTCATGTCACTGATCAAAATGGGAACAAGCTGTTCGATGATGATCTTGCTGACCGGATTCAACAG TCGCTGGGACCTAGGGCACGTAGTTTTCGGTCCTTGAGAAGGTCTGTGGGTGTCCAAGCTGCCATGGAACATACGACAATTGAATTGACTGGAAGAGATAGGCCAGGCTTGCTTTCAGAGGTTTTTGCTGTTCTTGCTGACCTCAAATGTAACGTGGTAGCCGCAGAGGTCTGGACCCACAATTCAAGAATGGCTTCAGTTGTTTACATAACGGACGAGGCAATTGGAATGCCAATTGATGATCCTGATCGGCTTGCTAAGATCAAACAACTTCTTCTTTATGTACTAAAAGGGGATAGAGATAAACGGGGTGCCAACACTGCTGTTTCCGTGGGTTCAACTCATAAGGACCGGAGACTCCATCAAATGATGTATGCTGATCGCGATTATGATAAGGATGATACAGATTGTGTGTCCACTAGTGACAGAAGAAAACTTCTTGTAACAGTAGAGAATTGTGTGGATAAGGGATATACTGTTGTGAATTTGATGAGTCCTGACCGTCCTAAGCTACTCTTTGATGCTGTATGCACACTGACTGATATGCAATATGTAGTATACCATGCTACCATAATTGCGGAGGGACCAGAGGCTTATCAG GAATACTTTATCAGGCATATGGATGGCTGCCCTATTAGTTCTGAAGCAGAGAGGCAAAGGGTAATTCATTGCTTGGAGGCTGCTATCAAGAGGCGAACTTCTGAG GGTATAAGACTAGAACTCTGCGGTGAAGATAGAATTGGCCTTTTGTCTGATGTTActcgtatatttagagaaaatgGTCTATCAGTTACTCGAGCTGAGGTTACTACCAGGGGATCGCAAGCTGTAAATACTTTTTATGTGACTGATGCATCGGGAAATCCAGTGAAGAGTGAAACAATTGAGGCAGTTCGAAATGAGATTGGTCTGACAGTACTTCATGTGAAGGATGAGGCCTACTCAAAATCTCCACCCCAAGAGAGTGGGAGATTCTCTTTGGGTAATATCTTTCGATCCAGATCAGAGAAGTTTCTATACAACTTGGGTTTGATAAAGTCATATTCTTGA